The genome window AACCGCACGCTTGATCTTTTTCACTACTGCTTTCGGATCTTCCAGCAGGCCGATAACGTTATTGCGGTTATCGTCCGATTTGGACATCTTTTTCGTCGGCTCAAGCAACGACATCACGCGCGCGCCCGATTTGGGAATAAACGGCTCTGGCACCTTAAACACGTCGCCATACAGCGCATTAAAGCGCTGGGCGATATCACGGCTCAGCTCCAGATGCTGCTTCTGATCTTCGCCAACCGGCACCTGATTAGTTTGATACAGCAGAATATCCGCTGCCATCAGTACCGGATAATCAAACAGCCCGGCGTTAATGTTCTCTGCGTAGCGAGCAGATTTATCTTTGAACTGGGTCATGCGGCTCAGTTCGCCGAAATAGGTGTAACAGTTCAGCACCCAGCTCAACTGGGTATGTTCTGGCACATGTGACTGGACGAAGATCGTGCTTTTTTCGGGATCGATGCCGCAGGCAAGGTAAAGCGCCAGCGTATCCAGCGTCGCTTTACGCAGCGCGGTCGGGTCCTGACGTACGGTGATGGCGTGCAAATCGACAATACAGTAGATGCAGTGATAATCGTCCTGCATCTGTACCCACTGACGCATCGCACCCATGTAGTTACCAATGGTCAGTTCGCCGGAGGGCTGTGCGCCGCTAAATACGATGGGTTTGCTCATGCTTTTAAATCCTGATAATTACCGCCCCAATGCGGGCAAAAGGTCGTTGAAATCGTCCAGAACAAGGTTTGGTTCACTGGTCGCAATCGGCTCGCCATAGTTATAGCCGTATGACATCCCCACGCAGGGACAACCCGCCGCCTGCGCCGCCTGGATATCATTGCGTGAATCGCCAACAAACAGCAACTCCTGCGGCAGCAGACCAAACTTGCCTAACACTAAAAACAGCGGCGCCGGATGCGGCTTTTTCGCCGCCACGTCATCGCCGCCAATCACCAGCGAAAAGTAGCTTTCTATACCAAGCGCGCTTAGCAGCGGCGCAATAAAAGGCGTCGGCTTGTTGGTCACCAGCGCCAGCGGCAGCCCACTGGCGCTCAGCTTTTCCAGCGTCTGCGCCACGTGCGGGAATAGCGTCGTGCCCGTCTCCGCCGTTTCGGTATAAAACCGATCAAACAGCGCTCTGCCGTCGCGCAGTTCGTTCGCTTCGGGCTGACGATGCAGCGCCCAGCTTAGCGCTCGCTGCACCATAATATCGGCGCCGTTTCCTATCCAGGTGGTAACGCGCGGGACGCCAGCTGCAGGCAAATTTAAAGCAACCAGCGCCCGATCCACTGCCGCTGCCAGCCCCGGCACGCTATCAACCAGCGTGCCGTCAAGATCAAAGGCCAATGCGCGAATATTAGTGAAAGGCGCCATGACGACTTTTCTCCAGTTCATTACGCATATCATCAATCACTTTTTTATAGTCTGGCTGTCCAAAGATGGCCGACCCGGCAACAAACATATCCGCGCCAGCGGCAGCGATTTCGGCAATATTATCCACTTTCACGCCGCCATCAACTTCAAGCCGAATATCGTAACCGCTATCGTCAATGCGCTTACGCGCCTCGCGCAGTTTATCCAGCGTACCGGGAATGAAAGACTGACCGCCGAAGCCCGGATTGACCGACATCAACAGGATGATATCCAGCTTATCCATCACATAATCGAGATAGCTCAGCGGAGTGGCAGGATTAAAGACTAAACCGGCTTTGCAGCCATGCTCTTTAATCAGCTGCAGGCTACGGTCGATATGTTCGCTGGCTTCAGGGTGGAAGGTAATAAAGCTGGCGCCCGCTTCGGCAAACTGAGGGATCAGGCTGTCGACCGGCTTCACCATCAGATGAACATCGATCGGCGCGGTAATACCATAATCGCGCAGGGCTTTTAACACCATCGGCCCCATGGTCAGGTTGGGAACATAATGGTTATCCATAACGTCGAAATGCACCACGTCTCCTCCCGCTGCCAGGGCTTTCGCCGTGTCTTCGCCCAGACGGGCGAAGTCTGCAGAGAGGATTGAGGGGGCCAGCAAAAATTGTTTCATCCGTATCTCCCACTGTATGCGCCAGTAAAAATACTGACAGATTGCGCTGGTCGCGGACGAAACTGCCTAGCAAAAAAGGGCCAGTAGCTCGTCCACTTTAGTACGACCGCTAATGCTTCTGCTGATCGAGCGGCGCGCTTTAACCACGTGCAGCACCGCATCCTGATACCACAGCCGGGTCAGCTCGGTATCGTGGTTAGAAATCAGTACTGGAATCGCGCTTTCCTGCGCCAGTTTTACCGCCAGCTCAGCCAGATGTTGCTGCTCGCGCAGGCTAAAGCTGTTGGTATGATAGGCGGTAAAGTTCGCCGTTGTCGAAAGCGGCGCATAAGGCGGATCGCAGTAAACCACCGATCCTGCCTGCGCTTTACTCAGGGTAACATCGTACGATTCACAAACAAAAACCGCTTTTTGTGCGCGTTCGGCAAATCCGTAGAGCTCTTCTTCCGGAAAATAGGGCTTACGGTAACGCCCGAAAGGAACGTTAAACTCACCGCGCAGGTTATAGCGGCACAGACCGTTGTAACCGTGACGATTCAGATAAAGAAACAGCAGCGCCCGGCGATAAGCATCGTCGCTGGCATTAAATTCGCTGCGGTACGCGTAGTAAGCATCCGCCTCGTTGCTGCGTGGCGTAAAGAGCTGGCGTGCATCGCTGACAAACTCGACGGTGCGCCCTTTTACAATGTTATACAGACCGATCAGATCGTTATTGATATCGGCCAGCACATAGCGCGGATAATCGGTGTTAAGGAACACGGAGCCGGCGCCGACAAAAGGCTCGACTAAGCAGTCGCCTTGCGGCAAATGGCGGCGGATATCCTCCAGAAGAGGATATTTACCGCCAGCCCATTTCAGGAAAGCGCGATTTTTTTTCATGCCGTCGTTTTGGTTACTTCTGTTCATCTGGCTGTGGCTATAGCGACAGCATATCTGCGCTTATGAATCTGACTTACGACAAAAATGGCAACCAGGTTGCCATTTTAAAGCCGTTGCAACGGCTGAGATAATTCGCTGCCAGAGCGCACTATCACAGTAATATGGAGGTGAACGGCTTAGCGTCCCGCCTCTTTTTTCACCTGGCTAACCGGCTTAACCCAGGGCTTTTTCGCCTGGACTTCCGCTGGCAGCGAGGCGACAGCACGTTTAGCATCGGCTGGCGTAGCATAAGAACCACTTACCAGCACATACCACGGCTGCCCGTTGCGTGTGGTCTGATAGACATGGTAGTTACTCAGGTTCTGTTTCTTCGCCCAGGCATTCAGCGTATCTGAACGCGAGGCGCTGCTCAGCTGTAACGTATAGCTGCCGCCGGGCACACTTTGTTGCGCAGCAGGTGCAGCATGATCAGTGGCAGGCTTGCTGCTCTGCTTAGCCGCTGGCTGATGACTCTGTTTAGCTGGCGGCTGGCTGGCAACCGGCTTGCGCGTCGGCGCTGGCTTGCTGCCTGGTACGGTCGGCGCAACGTGAGCATTGCTGGTATCGACGCTGCTCCCGCTCACCGTGGCGGGCACAGTCGGCAGCGAACTGCCGTTCAACGCATCCTGGGCTGCAGAATCAATCTGCCCCTGTTGATTGGTCAACGCGCTGTTAAGATCGCCCGGCAGCTCTACGCGCTGCTGGTTTTGCGGCGTCTCAATCGGAGCAGCTTGCGTTGGCGTAGAAGAGACTGGCGGAACGGAAACCGACTGCGGCGCCTCGTTTGTTGCGCCACTGTTCACTGCAGCCTCATTACTGCCAGCCGCGCTACCGTTCTGACCGCTCATGGCTGATGAGCCAGAAAGATCGATATTCTTTTCATTGCCGCTGGAGGTAGCTGCGCCATTCTCCGTCTGAGCGGATGGCTTTTTAGAATCAGGCCCGTTTAAAGCTGAACCAATGCCAATAACCAGCAGCAAAAGGACCAGCACACCGATGCCCATCATCATACGCTGGCGCGATACCGGCGTTTTAGGTGCAGAAGACGTTTTGCGAGGCCGCGTCGGACGGCGATCGCTGGTATCAGGTTTTAACTCGTCTTCCGGTTTAAACTCATCCATTCAACCTCCCCGTCTTACGGCAAACGCCGCCAACATCCCGTTTGCGGCAGACATCACTATCAGGCCTTACGGCAATCATCAATTGCGGCAAGCACAATATCATGCGACACGCCGCTACGCACCTCGGCTTTGCCTAACGCCAGTGGCAAAACCAGACGCAGCTCTCCCGCCAGCACTTTTTTATCCCGCATCATATGCGGCAAATAGTCCTGCGCGGTCATTTCCTGCGGCCCAGTTACCGGCAGCCCGGCACGGACAAGCAACGCGATAATACGGTCAGTATCAGCAGAGCTGAACTGCCCCAGCCTTTCAGCAGTACGTGCAGCCATCACCATCCCGGCGGCTACGGCCTCGCCGTGTAGCCAGTTACCGTAGCCCATCTGCGCTTCAATCGCATGGCCATAGGTATGACCCAGATTTAACAGCGCCCGTAGTCCGGTTTCGCGTTCATCGGCGGCAACAACCTCCGCTTTCAGCTCACAGCAGCGGCGAATACAAAAGGCCAGCGCCTCCCCATCCAGCGCCATCAGCGCATCCAGGTTCTGCTCCAGCCAGTTAAAAAAGTTGCCGTCAAGGATAATGCCATATTTGATCACTTCAGCCATGCCGGATGCCAGCTCGCGAGGCGGCAGGCTACGCAGGCAGTCGAGATCGATAACCACTGAAGCAGGCTGATAGAACGCGCCTATCATATTTTTGCCCAGCGGATGATTGACGGCGGTTTTACCGCCAACGGAAGAGTCCACCTGCGATAACAGCGTGGTTGGCACCTGAATAAAGCGTACGCCGCGCTGATAGCTGGCGGCGGCGAAACCGGTCAGATCGCCAATCACACCGCCGCCCAGCGCGACCAGTGTGGTATCACGCCCGTGGGGCTTTTGCAGCAGAGCGGTAAAGACCTGATCCATTACCGCCAGAGTTTTGTACTGTTCGCCATCGGGAAGGATAACCTGATCCACTTTAACGCCCGCCGCCTCCAGCCGCTGTCGCAGCGGCGCGAGGTAAAGCGGAGCCAGCGTCTCATTGGTTACCAACATAGCCTGGTCACCTGCTTTCAGCGGCCAAAAGGCAGCCGCATCATTGAACAGACCGGCGGCGATGGTGATCGGGTAGCTGCGCTCCCCAAGGGTAACGGTGATCCTCTCCATGACGCTGTATAACCTTTTCGCTATGCCCTAAGGCGATGGATTAATTCTTTTCCAGTAAATTAATGATTTGATTAGCGACGACTTTCGCACTTTGATCATCAGTGCGGATGGTAACATCAGCGATCTCTTCATACAGGGGATTGCGTTCATCCGCCAGCGCTTCCAGCACTTCACGTGGCGGTGCATCGACCTGTAATAAAGGACGCTTTTTATCGCGCTGCGTACGCGCCAGTTGCTTCTCAATAGTGGTTTCAAGATAGACCACAACGCCACGGGCGGAGAGACGATTACGGGTTTCGCGGGATTTTACAGAGCCACCGCCGGTAGCCAGCACGATGCCCTGTTTTTCTGTGAGTTCATTAATGATTTTCTCTTCACGTTCGCGAAAACCTGCTTCGCCTTCAACGTCAAAAACCCAGCCCACATCCGCTCCGGTACGTCGCTCAATTTCCTGATCGGAATCATAAAATTCCATATTGAGTTGCTGAGCTAACTGACGACCAATAGTGCTTTTGCCGGCACCCATAGGCCCAACCAGAAAGATATTGCGTTTCTCTGCCATTTTTTCGGTATTACTAAGACAATGCGTTGATGATACCCCGTCTGCAACGGCCGAGCCGCTGGCGGGACATGAACTGAAACCTCATGAGCGATAGTGCGAGAGTCAGATGAAAAATTATCTCAACACTCAAGGTCGTTTGGCAACCGAATAAATTGCCCGGCTCAGAACGCGCAGTCTGCGCGTCACACAGTTCGCTAAGAGTCAAAACCGCCGCCCTTCAGGCAGCGTCCTGTCACGGTATCCTGGCAACAAACCATAAGTCTGTGCTGCCATAAGTCAAAATCGCTAAACCTTGTAAGCTAATTCCGCTCCTGCGTCAAACGCATATGATACCCGGTCGGGAAAAAAAACGCTGCTGGTTACTCTTCATGCACCAGGCGCGGGGTGATAAAAATTACCAGTTCCCGGCGCTTGTCATTCTGAACTTCATGGCGAAAAAGCGCACCCAGCAACGGTATATCGCCCAGGAGAGGGACTTTATCACGATTACGCGCTGATTCCTGTTGAAATATGCCGCCCAGCGTTAACGTCTGACCATCTTTCAGCGTAACCTCAGTGCTAATTTCTTGCTTATTAATAGTCAGAATTTCTCTTTCGCCGTTGTTAATGTTGCGTCCGGGCACGTTTTGACTGATGTGCAACGCCAGACGAATACGCCCGTTGGGCTGCACCGTCGGCGTCACCTCCATCCCTAAAACCGCCTCTTTAAATTCGATGCTGGTTGCGCCGTCGCTGCCGCTGGAAACTTCATAGGGTATTTCAGCGCCCTGCTTGATGCTGGCCGGTTGCTGGTGTGAGGTAATAAGATGCGGGCTGGCAATAATATCAATTTGGTTCTCCTGCTCCAGCGCGCTAAGCTCCAAATCAAGCAGCCGACCATCTACCCGCGCCAGCGTTAAGCCAGCCGCCAGCGAGGGCGAAGCCGCGGCAAGGCCGATATTGATTGTAGGGTTACGCAACGCCTGGGTGATCACCTCTTCGCCAGAGAGTTGCCAGCTGACGCCCAGCTCATGCAAATGCTCTGCGCTGATGCTAACGATATGGGCTGTCAGCTCAACCTGCTCCCGCGCCACATCCAGCGCCTGCACCCAGGTCTCAACATTTTTTAACGCCGCTGGCGTATCACGCAACAGCAGCATATTCGCACGTGCATCAAGGGTGATGCTGCCGCGCGGCGTCATTAATTTGCCGCGCTCGGCCTGCAGGCTGGCGCTGACGGCCGCGACATCCGCATGCTGCAGGGCTAATGCCAGATCCTGTAAAGGCTGCTGCTGCATTTTTTCCTGCGCTTCTTTCTGCTCCCAGCCCTGCGGGAAAACCAGCAGCACCGCATCTTCCCGCGTAATTTCCAGCCTGGCCATACGCGCCACCAGCGATAACGCCTGCTGCCAGGGGACATCCTGCAGGCGCAGCGTAATGTTGCCTTCCACGCCTGGTGCAACCAACAGATTAAACTGCTGATAATCTGCCAAAGCCTGTAAAACTTGCTCAACCGGCGCATCCTGAAAGGCCAGTGAAAGCGGCTCGTCACTGGCCTGTACCACGGTGCTCAGCAGCAGCAGCGCGACTCCGATCCTTGTCATGATATTTCCCTGTAATGTGCAACGTGACCCGCTGCGGCACGCAACTATGCGGCGCGCTAAGCGTTAAACGAAATGGGGTAAAGGCATCAATCTGCCACGCCATAAAAGGCGAAGGCTGGTCACTGGCGATTGCCACCCGCTCGCCCTGCGTTGAACGCAGCCATCCCCGATAACGGTTTCCCTTCCCCACCATGCCCTGAAGCTGCCAGCGATCTAATGACATCACTGACAAAGCACAGGGAGCCTGTAACTGAGCAAAGGGATCGCGTGCTATAGCTGGCGGCAGGCAGGCGAAAAACAGCCCACTAATCAAGAGGTGTTTCATTATCAAACGCCAGATGGAAGGTGGCGTACAGGCGATCGGCCTTACGCTGCACAATAAAAGAGGTCAGGATGGGGGCTGGTTCACAGCTCACCAGATAAGCAAACAGCCGCTTTAGCTGAGACCAGTCCAGCCAGAGCTCAAGCTGGCTGGTTCGCCGATCAGGATGCCAGTTCGCCAGTTCGCCGCCGCTCTGTTTTAGCAGGGTATAGAGGGAAAAGGGCTCTCCCTGGCGAACAATCTCTGCCAGCATCTGCTGGTTTCGCATCTCTATCTTCTGCAGCGCAGGCTGTTGCCACAGCGGCGTCATCAGCCGTTGATAGTGCAGCTGCTGTTGCTGCGTTTTATCCTGCAAACGCAGCTGCCCGGTGCGCGCTGGTGCTATCCACAAATAAACAGCCAACAGCACCATGCTGGTCAACAGACCCATCAGACTCAGCCAACGCCATTTCGCCGGCATCAGCAGCCAGCGCAGCACAATGTCACGGTTCATGACTATCGCCCTCCGCTTTTCTCGTGATTAGCGTAAAACCATATGGCCCCTCAGCGCTCTTCTTTAACGCTCCCGGCAGCCAGATCTGAAAAAAGCGCGATTTCCTGAGCCGATGATGTAACAGCTGCGTTGCCTCTGGTCGCAGGCTTAACCCATCCAGCCGTAATGTTCCCTGCTGGTGGGTTAATGAAGAAAGCCAGGCGTCATCCGGTATATCGCTCTCCAACTGCAGCATAAAGGCCTGCCACTCTGCCAGCCGTTGCTGCTTCTGCTGACGCAGCTCCGCCTGATTACGCAATGCCTGCTGCTGTTTTTGCGCGTCGTTATAACGCTGATCAAGCTGCTGTGCCTGCCGTGCCGCCTGCTGCCACAGCGTAAACTGGGCTTGCCACCGCTGCGTATTCTCTGCCAGCCCTTGCCACCAGCACAGCAGCACAGCAGCGCAATATGAACCAATACCAACAGCGCTCCGCTTAAACCCAGCCAGCGCCTTAGCTGACGTTTTCTGGCCT of Pantoea alhagi contains these proteins:
- the dam gene encoding adenine-specific DNA-methyltransferase produces the protein MKKNRAFLKWAGGKYPLLEDIRRHLPQGDCLVEPFVGAGSVFLNTDYPRYVLADINNDLIGLYNIVKGRTVEFVSDARQLFTPRSNEADAYYAYRSEFNASDDAYRRALLFLYLNRHGYNGLCRYNLRGEFNVPFGRYRKPYFPEEELYGFAERAQKAVFVCESYDVTLSKAQAGSVVYCDPPYAPLSTTANFTAYHTNSFSLREQQHLAELAVKLAQESAIPVLISNHDTELTRLWYQDAVLHVVKARRSISRSISGRTKVDELLALFC
- the aroB gene encoding 3-dehydroquinate synthase produces the protein MERITVTLGERSYPITIAAGLFNDAAAFWPLKAGDQAMLVTNETLAPLYLAPLRQRLEAAGVKVDQVILPDGEQYKTLAVMDQVFTALLQKPHGRDTTLVALGGGVIGDLTGFAAASYQRGVRFIQVPTTLLSQVDSSVGGKTAVNHPLGKNMIGAFYQPASVVIDLDCLRSLPPRELASGMAEVIKYGIILDGNFFNWLEQNLDALMALDGEALAFCIRRCCELKAEVVAADERETGLRALLNLGHTYGHAIEAQMGYGNWLHGEAVAAGMVMAARTAERLGQFSSADTDRIIALLVRAGLPVTGPQEMTAQDYLPHMMRDKKVLAGELRLVLPLALGKAEVRSGVSHDIVLAAIDDCRKA
- a CDS encoding PilN domain-containing protein — encoded protein: MLLCWWQGLAENTQRWQAQFTLWQQAARQAQQLDQRYNDAQKQQQALRNQAELRQQKQQRLAEWQAFMLQLESDIPDDAWLSSLTHQQGTLRLDGLSLRPEATQLLHHRLRKSRFFQIWLPGALKKSAEGPYGFTLITRKAEGDSHEP
- the rpe gene encoding ribulose-phosphate 3-epimerase; this translates as MKQFLLAPSILSADFARLGEDTAKALAAGGDVVHFDVMDNHYVPNLTMGPMVLKALRDYGITAPIDVHLMVKPVDSLIPQFAEAGASFITFHPEASEHIDRSLQLIKEHGCKAGLVFNPATPLSYLDYVMDKLDIILLMSVNPGFGGQSFIPGTLDKLREARKRIDDSGYDIRLEVDGGVKVDNIAEIAAAGADMFVAGSAIFGQPDYKKVIDDMRNELEKSRHGAFH
- the trpS gene encoding tryptophan--tRNA ligase; protein product: MSKPIVFSGAQPSGELTIGNYMGAMRQWVQMQDDYHCIYCIVDLHAITVRQDPTALRKATLDTLALYLACGIDPEKSTIFVQSHVPEHTQLSWVLNCYTYFGELSRMTQFKDKSARYAENINAGLFDYPVLMAADILLYQTNQVPVGEDQKQHLELSRDIAQRFNALYGDVFKVPEPFIPKSGARVMSLLEPTKKMSKSDDNRNNVIGLLEDPKAVVKKIKRAVTDSDEPPVVRYDVQNKAGVSNLLDILSAISGKSISQLEQEFEGKMYGHLKGEVAEAVSGMLTELQVRYQRYREDEAFLEQVMRDGAAKARAHAQETLKKVYEAVGFVAQP
- the hofQ gene encoding DNA uptake porin HofQ, which produces MTRIGVALLLLSTVVQASDEPLSLAFQDAPVEQVLQALADYQQFNLLVAPGVEGNITLRLQDVPWQQALSLVARMARLEITREDAVLLVFPQGWEQKEAQEKMQQQPLQDLALALQHADVAAVSASLQAERGKLMTPRGSITLDARANMLLLRDTPAALKNVETWVQALDVAREQVELTAHIVSISAEHLHELGVSWQLSGEEVITQALRNPTINIGLAAASPSLAAGLTLARVDGRLLDLELSALEQENQIDIIASPHLITSHQQPASIKQGAEIPYEVSSGSDGATSIEFKEAVLGMEVTPTVQPNGRIRLALHISQNVPGRNINNGEREILTINKQEISTEVTLKDGQTLTLGGIFQQESARNRDKVPLLGDIPLLGALFRHEVQNDKRRELVIFITPRLVHEE
- a CDS encoding HofP DNA utilization family protein, which translates into the protein MKHLLISGLFFACLPPAIARDPFAQLQAPCALSVMSLDRWQLQGMVGKGNRYRGWLRSTQGERVAIASDQPSPFMAWQIDAFTPFRLTLSAPHSCVPQRVTLHITGKYHDKDRSRAAAAEHRGTGQ
- a CDS encoding SPOR domain-containing protein, which gives rise to MDEFKPEDELKPDTSDRRPTRPRKTSSAPKTPVSRQRMMMGIGVLVLLLLVIGIGSALNGPDSKKPSAQTENGAATSSGNEKNIDLSGSSAMSGQNGSAAGSNEAAVNSGATNEAPQSVSVPPVSSTPTQAAPIETPQNQQRVELPGDLNSALTNQQGQIDSAAQDALNGSSLPTVPATVSGSSVDTSNAHVAPTVPGSKPAPTRKPVASQPPAKQSHQPAAKQSSKPATDHAAPAAQQSVPGGSYTLQLSSASRSDTLNAWAKKQNLSNYHVYQTTRNGQPWYVLVSGSYATPADAKRAVASLPAEVQAKKPWVKPVSQVKKEAGR
- a CDS encoding phosphoglycolate phosphatase, which encodes MAPFTNIRALAFDLDGTLVDSVPGLAAAVDRALVALNLPAAGVPRVTTWIGNGADIMVQRALSWALHRQPEANELRDGRALFDRFYTETAETGTTLFPHVAQTLEKLSASGLPLALVTNKPTPFIAPLLSALGIESYFSLVIGGDDVAAKKPHPAPLFLVLGKFGLLPQELLFVGDSRNDIQAAQAAGCPCVGMSYGYNYGEPIATSEPNLVLDDFNDLLPALGR
- the aroK gene encoding shikimate kinase AroK, with translation MAEKRNIFLVGPMGAGKSTIGRQLAQQLNMEFYDSDQEIERRTGADVGWVFDVEGEAGFREREEKIINELTEKQGIVLATGGGSVKSRETRNRLSARGVVVYLETTIEKQLARTQRDKKRPLLQVDAPPREVLEALADERNPLYEEIADVTIRTDDQSAKVVANQIINLLEKN